Proteins encoded by one window of Ovis canadensis isolate MfBH-ARS-UI-01 breed Bighorn chromosome 14, ARS-UI_OviCan_v2, whole genome shotgun sequence:
- the ZNF235 gene encoding zinc finger protein 235 isoform X3, producing the protein MISQLEREEKFCTIEIQPQRGGRSGGWNHEMGTVQDTGVRCLSRAELSCWQIRRHVVSKSTRSQDSVINTQEMSSQSLKQHNSPAGVSTQASMEGSYFMTLIEDHSDIIENQELPAGRAPNSWSKLCLSETQNYQRGCQLTSIKNKICMFAPCVDFFPRISLHHDDHTVPQREKAQGIRECGKDLLKASPLAQRSILEAGLKAYPCSEDERGLSDCASLELHQLLHLGGKSPTHKTPKKDPGHGSAHPTPLGALPGTKRYWCRECGKGFSQSSNLQTHQRVHTGEKPYSCHECGKSFNQTSHLYAHLPIHTGEKPYRCESCGKGFSRSTDLNIHCRVHTGEKPYKCAACGKGFTQRSHLQAHERIHTGEKPYRCADCGKRFSCSSNLHTHQRVHTEEKPYKCEECGKRFSLSFNLHSHRRVHTGEKPYKCQECGKGFSSASSFQSHQRVHTGEKPFRCSECGKGFSQSSYFQAHQRVHTGEKPYKCEVCGKRFNWSLNLHNHQRVHTGEKPYKCEECGKGFSQASNLQAHQSVHTGEKPFKCAACPKRFSQASHLQAHQRVHTGEKPFKCGTCGKAFSQRSNLQVHQIIHTGEKPFKCEECGKAFSWSAGLSAHQRVHTGEKPYTCQQCGKGFSQASHFHTHQRVHTGERPYICNVCCKGFSQRSHLVYHQRVHAGGNL; encoded by the coding sequence GGGGCTGGAATCACGAGATGGGAACTGTTCAGGACACAGGAGTGAGGTGCCTTTCACGGGCAGAGCTTTCATGCTGGCAAATCAGGAGACACGTTGTGAGCAAATCAACCAGAAGCCAAGACTCTGTGATAAATACTCAAGAGATGAGTTCTCAGTCCCTCAAACAACATAATTCCCCTGCAGGAGTGTCCACTCAGGCTTCCATGGAAGGCAGCTATTTCATGACTCTTATAGAGGATCATTCTGATATTATTgaaaatcaagaacttccagctgGGAGAGCTCCGAATTCCTGGAGTAAACTCTGTCTGAGCGAGACACAGAATTACCAGAGGGGTTGTCAGCTGACTTCCATAAAGAACAAGATCTGTATGTTTGCTCCATGTGTTGACTTTTTCCCACGTATCTCCCTCCACCACGATGACCACACGGTGCCCCAAAGAGAGAAGGCTCAGGGCATCAGAGAGTGTGGTAAAGACCTCCTCAAGGCATCACCACTAGCCCAGCGAAGCATCCTTGAGGCTGGACTGAAAGCCTACCCGTGCAGTGAGGATGAGAGAGGACTCAGTGACTGTGCCAGCCTGGAACTTCATCAGCTGCTACACTTGGGTGGGAAGTCCCCAACCCATAAGACGCCCAAGAAGGACCCAGGTCACGGCTCAGCGCACCCCACTCCGCTGGGCGCCCTCCCGGGGACGAAGCGCTACTGGTGCCGGGAGTGCGGGAAGGGCTTCAGCCAGAGCTCCAACCTGCAGACCCACCAGCGAGTCCACACCGGGGAGAAGCCCTACTCGTGCCACGAGTGCGGGAAGAGCTTCAACCAGACGTCGCACCTGTACGCCCACCTGCCCATTCACACCGGGGAGAAGCCTTACCGCTGCGAGAGCTGCGGCAAGGGCTTCAGCCGGAGCACCGACCTCAACATCCACTGCAGGGTCCACACCGGTGAGAAGCCCTACAAGTGCGCGGCGTGCGGCAAGGGCTTCACGCAGAGGTCCCACCTGCAGGCCCACGAGAGGATCCACACCGGCGAGAAGCCCTACAGGTGCGCGGACTGCGGCAAGCGCTTCAGCTGCAGCTCCAACCTTCACACACACCAGCGGGTGCACACGGAGGAGAAGCCCTACAAGTGCGAGGAGTGCGGCAAGCGCTTCAGCCTGAGCTTCAACCTGCACAGCCACCGGCGCGTGcacacgggcgagaagccctACAAGTGCCAGGAGTGCGGCAAGGGCTTCAGCTCCGCCTCCAGCTTCCAGAGCCACCAGCGGGTGcacacgggcgagaagccctTCCGCTGCAGCGAGTGCGGGAAGGGCTTCAGCCAGAGCTCCTACTTCCAGGCCCACCAGCGCGTGCACACCGGGGAGAAGCCCTACAAGTGCGAGGTGTGCGGCAAGCGCTTCAACTGGAGCCTGAACCTCCACAACCACCAGCGCGTGcacacgggcgagaagccctACAAGTGCGAGGAGTGCGGCAAGGGCTTCAGCCAGGCCTCCAACCTCCAGGCCCACCAGAGCGTCCACACCGGGGAGAAGCCGTTCAAGTGCGCTGCGTGTCCGAAGCGGTTCAGCCAGGCCTCGCACCTGCAGGCGCATCAGAGAGTCCACACCGGGGAGAAACCCTTTAAGTGCGGCACCTGCGGCAAGGCCTTCAGCCAGAGGTCGAACCTTCAAGTCCATCAGATAATCcacacgggcgagaagccctTCAAGTGCGAGGAGTGCGGGAAGGCGTTCAGCTGGAGCGCGGGGCTCAGCGCCCACCAGCGGGTGCACACGGGGGAGAAACCCTACACGTGCCAGCAGTGTGGCAAGGGCTTCAGCCAGGCCTCGCACTTCCACACGCACCAGAGGGTCCACACGGGGGAGAGGCCCTACATATGCAATGTATGTTGCAAGGGCTTCAGCCAGAGGTCGCATCTTGTCTACCACCAGAGGGTCCACGCGGGAGGGAATCTATAG
- the ZNF235 gene encoding zinc finger protein 235 isoform X2 — MFSNVPGPLPATSRLWDSSETSFPVPLENTETKCSWSLFQGHQSSKPDMISQLEREEKFCTIEIQPQRGGRSGGWNHEMGTVQDTGVRCLSRAELSCWQIRRHVVSKSTRSQDSVINTQEMSSQSLKQHNSPAGVSTQASMEGSYFMTLIEDHSDIIENQELPAGRAPNSWSKLCLSETQNYQRGCQLTSIKNKICMFAPCVDFFPRISLHHDDHTVPQREKAQGIRECGKDLLKASPLAQRSILEAGLKAYPCSEDERGLSDCASLELHQLLHLGGKSPTHKTPKKDPGHGSAHPTPLGALPGTKRYWCRECGKGFSQSSNLQTHQRVHTGEKPYSCHECGKSFNQTSHLYAHLPIHTGEKPYRCESCGKGFSRSTDLNIHCRVHTGEKPYKCAACGKGFTQRSHLQAHERIHTGEKPYRCADCGKRFSCSSNLHTHQRVHTEEKPYKCEECGKRFSLSFNLHSHRRVHTGEKPYKCQECGKGFSSASSFQSHQRVHTGEKPFRCSECGKGFSQSSYFQAHQRVHTGEKPYKCEVCGKRFNWSLNLHNHQRVHTGEKPYKCEECGKGFSQASNLQAHQSVHTGEKPFKCAACPKRFSQASHLQAHQRVHTGEKPFKCGTCGKAFSQRSNLQVHQIIHTGEKPFKCEECGKAFSWSAGLSAHQRVHTGEKPYTCQQCGKGFSQASHFHTHQRVHTGERPYICNVCCKGFSQRSHLVYHQRVHAGGNL, encoded by the coding sequence GGGGCTGGAATCACGAGATGGGAACTGTTCAGGACACAGGAGTGAGGTGCCTTTCACGGGCAGAGCTTTCATGCTGGCAAATCAGGAGACACGTTGTGAGCAAATCAACCAGAAGCCAAGACTCTGTGATAAATACTCAAGAGATGAGTTCTCAGTCCCTCAAACAACATAATTCCCCTGCAGGAGTGTCCACTCAGGCTTCCATGGAAGGCAGCTATTTCATGACTCTTATAGAGGATCATTCTGATATTATTgaaaatcaagaacttccagctgGGAGAGCTCCGAATTCCTGGAGTAAACTCTGTCTGAGCGAGACACAGAATTACCAGAGGGGTTGTCAGCTGACTTCCATAAAGAACAAGATCTGTATGTTTGCTCCATGTGTTGACTTTTTCCCACGTATCTCCCTCCACCACGATGACCACACGGTGCCCCAAAGAGAGAAGGCTCAGGGCATCAGAGAGTGTGGTAAAGACCTCCTCAAGGCATCACCACTAGCCCAGCGAAGCATCCTTGAGGCTGGACTGAAAGCCTACCCGTGCAGTGAGGATGAGAGAGGACTCAGTGACTGTGCCAGCCTGGAACTTCATCAGCTGCTACACTTGGGTGGGAAGTCCCCAACCCATAAGACGCCCAAGAAGGACCCAGGTCACGGCTCAGCGCACCCCACTCCGCTGGGCGCCCTCCCGGGGACGAAGCGCTACTGGTGCCGGGAGTGCGGGAAGGGCTTCAGCCAGAGCTCCAACCTGCAGACCCACCAGCGAGTCCACACCGGGGAGAAGCCCTACTCGTGCCACGAGTGCGGGAAGAGCTTCAACCAGACGTCGCACCTGTACGCCCACCTGCCCATTCACACCGGGGAGAAGCCTTACCGCTGCGAGAGCTGCGGCAAGGGCTTCAGCCGGAGCACCGACCTCAACATCCACTGCAGGGTCCACACCGGTGAGAAGCCCTACAAGTGCGCGGCGTGCGGCAAGGGCTTCACGCAGAGGTCCCACCTGCAGGCCCACGAGAGGATCCACACCGGCGAGAAGCCCTACAGGTGCGCGGACTGCGGCAAGCGCTTCAGCTGCAGCTCCAACCTTCACACACACCAGCGGGTGCACACGGAGGAGAAGCCCTACAAGTGCGAGGAGTGCGGCAAGCGCTTCAGCCTGAGCTTCAACCTGCACAGCCACCGGCGCGTGcacacgggcgagaagccctACAAGTGCCAGGAGTGCGGCAAGGGCTTCAGCTCCGCCTCCAGCTTCCAGAGCCACCAGCGGGTGcacacgggcgagaagccctTCCGCTGCAGCGAGTGCGGGAAGGGCTTCAGCCAGAGCTCCTACTTCCAGGCCCACCAGCGCGTGCACACCGGGGAGAAGCCCTACAAGTGCGAGGTGTGCGGCAAGCGCTTCAACTGGAGCCTGAACCTCCACAACCACCAGCGCGTGcacacgggcgagaagccctACAAGTGCGAGGAGTGCGGCAAGGGCTTCAGCCAGGCCTCCAACCTCCAGGCCCACCAGAGCGTCCACACCGGGGAGAAGCCGTTCAAGTGCGCTGCGTGTCCGAAGCGGTTCAGCCAGGCCTCGCACCTGCAGGCGCATCAGAGAGTCCACACCGGGGAGAAACCCTTTAAGTGCGGCACCTGCGGCAAGGCCTTCAGCCAGAGGTCGAACCTTCAAGTCCATCAGATAATCcacacgggcgagaagccctTCAAGTGCGAGGAGTGCGGGAAGGCGTTCAGCTGGAGCGCGGGGCTCAGCGCCCACCAGCGGGTGCACACGGGGGAGAAACCCTACACGTGCCAGCAGTGTGGCAAGGGCTTCAGCCAGGCCTCGCACTTCCACACGCACCAGAGGGTCCACACGGGGGAGAGGCCCTACATATGCAATGTATGTTGCAAGGGCTTCAGCCAGAGGTCGCATCTTGTCTACCACCAGAGGGTCCACGCGGGAGGGAATCTATAG